The Punica granatum isolate Tunisia-2019 chromosome 4, ASM765513v2, whole genome shotgun sequence genome has a window encoding:
- the LOC116203423 gene encoding NAC domain-containing protein 90-like isoform X3, whose translation MEPEIVGFRFHPTPQEFINSHLKRKLQMIHDEDRCVIPDLDIYGYDPRDLRAVYNKKSCRRSTSSDSFFFCPQNHMNTNSGNSKSCNRGRKAGSGYWKETSKKRDIEDEETGQVIGTKRIFSFYYGNQKNARKTEWAMHEYHLNAAIADNTIPDPTAFVLCHIKKKKHYKMAYSRKQQSKSDDSPADLSASTVTHGVTKGIETRETNSELQDVPEQSPIIISPPNGKLDDASNIIMLSDLATPQDAACYGEATMLSGSPATAIRSPGCSDYMTPEAWWSQGIPAPNDADGGLSLDELLDGN comes from the exons ATGGAGCCGGAAATTGTTGGGTTCAGGTTCCACCCTACTCCTCAAGAGTTCATTAATTCTCATCTGAAGCGGAAGCTTCAGATGATCCATGACGAGGATCGGTGTGTGATTCCAGATTTGGATATCTATGGATATGATCCCAGGGACTTGCGTGCCGTGTACAACA AAAAATCGTGCAGAAGATCCACCAGCTCGGACAGTTTCTTCTTCTGTCCTCAGAACCACATGAATACTAATTCTGGCAATTCCAAGAGCTGCAATCGTGGCAGGAAGGCCGGAAGTGGATACTGGAAAGAGACCAGTAAGAAACGGGACATAGAGGACGAGGAGACCGGACAGGTTATTGGGACCAAAAGGATCTTCTCCTTTTACTATGGAAACCAGAAAAATGCCCGCAAGACCGAATGGGCCATGCACGAATACCACCTAAATGCAGCAATTGCAGACAACACCATCCCAGACCCG ACCGCATTTGTTTTATGTCacataaagaagaagaagcattACAAGATGGCCTACTCTAGGAAGCAGCAAAGCAAGTCGGATGATTCTCCTGCTGATTTGAGTGCTAGCACTGTTACTCATGGAGTGACTAAAGGGATTGAAACGAGAGAAACAAATTCAGAG TTGCAGGACGTGCCAGAGCAATCGCCGATCATTATCAGTCCTCCCAACGGCAAACTCGATGACGCAAGTAATATTATTATGCTTAGTGATCTCGCAACACCACAAGATGCTGCTTGTTATGGAGAAGCGACCATGTTGTCAGGATCTCCAGCAACAGCAATCCGGAGCCCTGGCTGCTCAGATTATATGACGCCAGAAGCATGGTGGAGCCAAGGGATTCCCGCACCTAATGATGCCGATGGTGGTCTTTCTCTTGATGAACTCTTGGACGGGAATTGA
- the LOC116203423 gene encoding protein NTM1-like 9 isoform X1, producing MEPEIVGFRFHPTPQEFINSHLKRKLQMIHDEDRCVIPDLDIYGYDPRDLRAVYNKKSCRRSTSSDSFFFCPQNHMNTNSGNSKSCNRGRKAGSGYWKETSKKRDIEDEETGQVIGTKRIFSFYYGNQKNARKTEWAMHEYHLNAAIADNTIPDPTAFVLCHIKKKKHYKMAYSRKQQSKSDDSPADLSASTVTHGVTKGIETRETNSELQLSPLIKEGLQLQDVPEQSPIIISPPNGKLDDASNIIMLSDLATPQDAACYGEATMLSGSPATAIRSPGCSDYMTPEAWWSQGIPAPNDADGGLSLDELLDGN from the exons ATGGAGCCGGAAATTGTTGGGTTCAGGTTCCACCCTACTCCTCAAGAGTTCATTAATTCTCATCTGAAGCGGAAGCTTCAGATGATCCATGACGAGGATCGGTGTGTGATTCCAGATTTGGATATCTATGGATATGATCCCAGGGACTTGCGTGCCGTGTACAACA AAAAATCGTGCAGAAGATCCACCAGCTCGGACAGTTTCTTCTTCTGTCCTCAGAACCACATGAATACTAATTCTGGCAATTCCAAGAGCTGCAATCGTGGCAGGAAGGCCGGAAGTGGATACTGGAAAGAGACCAGTAAGAAACGGGACATAGAGGACGAGGAGACCGGACAGGTTATTGGGACCAAAAGGATCTTCTCCTTTTACTATGGAAACCAGAAAAATGCCCGCAAGACCGAATGGGCCATGCACGAATACCACCTAAATGCAGCAATTGCAGACAACACCATCCCAGACCCG ACCGCATTTGTTTTATGTCacataaagaagaagaagcattACAAGATGGCCTACTCTAGGAAGCAGCAAAGCAAGTCGGATGATTCTCCTGCTGATTTGAGTGCTAGCACTGTTACTCATGGAGTGACTAAAGGGATTGAAACGAGAGAAACAAATTCAGAG CTGCAGCTATCCCCATTGATTAAGGAAGGACTGCAGTTGCAGGACGTGCCAGAGCAATCGCCGATCATTATCAGTCCTCCCAACGGCAAACTCGATGACGCAAGTAATATTATTATGCTTAGTGATCTCGCAACACCACAAGATGCTGCTTGTTATGGAGAAGCGACCATGTTGTCAGGATCTCCAGCAACAGCAATCCGGAGCCCTGGCTGCTCAGATTATATGACGCCAGAAGCATGGTGGAGCCAAGGGATTCCCGCACCTAATGATGCCGATGGTGGTCTTTCTCTTGATGAACTCTTGGACGGGAATTGA
- the LOC116203423 gene encoding protein NTM1-like 9 isoform X2, giving the protein MEPEIVGFRFHPTPQEFINSHLKRKLQMIHDEDRCVIPDLDIYGYDPRDLRAVYNKKSCRRSTSSDSFFFCPQNHMNTNSGNSKSCNRGRKAGSGYWKETSKKRDIEDEETGQVIGTKRIFSFYYGNQKNARKTEWAMHEYHLNAAIADNTIPDPTAFVLCHIKKKKHYKMAYSRKQQSKSDDSPADLSASTVTHGVTKGIETRETNSELSPLIKEGLQLQDVPEQSPIIISPPNGKLDDASNIIMLSDLATPQDAACYGEATMLSGSPATAIRSPGCSDYMTPEAWWSQGIPAPNDADGGLSLDELLDGN; this is encoded by the exons ATGGAGCCGGAAATTGTTGGGTTCAGGTTCCACCCTACTCCTCAAGAGTTCATTAATTCTCATCTGAAGCGGAAGCTTCAGATGATCCATGACGAGGATCGGTGTGTGATTCCAGATTTGGATATCTATGGATATGATCCCAGGGACTTGCGTGCCGTGTACAACA AAAAATCGTGCAGAAGATCCACCAGCTCGGACAGTTTCTTCTTCTGTCCTCAGAACCACATGAATACTAATTCTGGCAATTCCAAGAGCTGCAATCGTGGCAGGAAGGCCGGAAGTGGATACTGGAAAGAGACCAGTAAGAAACGGGACATAGAGGACGAGGAGACCGGACAGGTTATTGGGACCAAAAGGATCTTCTCCTTTTACTATGGAAACCAGAAAAATGCCCGCAAGACCGAATGGGCCATGCACGAATACCACCTAAATGCAGCAATTGCAGACAACACCATCCCAGACCCG ACCGCATTTGTTTTATGTCacataaagaagaagaagcattACAAGATGGCCTACTCTAGGAAGCAGCAAAGCAAGTCGGATGATTCTCCTGCTGATTTGAGTGCTAGCACTGTTACTCATGGAGTGACTAAAGGGATTGAAACGAGAGAAACAAATTCAGAG CTATCCCCATTGATTAAGGAAGGACTGCAGTTGCAGGACGTGCCAGAGCAATCGCCGATCATTATCAGTCCTCCCAACGGCAAACTCGATGACGCAAGTAATATTATTATGCTTAGTGATCTCGCAACACCACAAGATGCTGCTTGTTATGGAGAAGCGACCATGTTGTCAGGATCTCCAGCAACAGCAATCCGGAGCCCTGGCTGCTCAGATTATATGACGCCAGAAGCATGGTGGAGCCAAGGGATTCCCGCACCTAATGATGCCGATGGTGGTCTTTCTCTTGATGAACTCTTGGACGGGAATTGA
- the LOC116203423 gene encoding NAC domain-containing protein 90-like isoform X4, which produces MDMIPGTCVPCTTVKKSCRRSTSSDSFFFCPQNHMNTNSGNSKSCNRGRKAGSGYWKETSKKRDIEDEETGQVIGTKRIFSFYYGNQKNARKTEWAMHEYHLNAAIADNTIPDPTAFVLCHIKKKKHYKMAYSRKQQSKSDDSPADLSASTVTHGVTKGIETRETNSELQLSPLIKEGLQLQDVPEQSPIIISPPNGKLDDASNIIMLSDLATPQDAACYGEATMLSGSPATAIRSPGCSDYMTPEAWWSQGIPAPNDADGGLSLDELLDGN; this is translated from the exons ATGGATATGATCCCAGGGACTTGCGTGCCGTGTACAACAGTAA AAAAATCGTGCAGAAGATCCACCAGCTCGGACAGTTTCTTCTTCTGTCCTCAGAACCACATGAATACTAATTCTGGCAATTCCAAGAGCTGCAATCGTGGCAGGAAGGCCGGAAGTGGATACTGGAAAGAGACCAGTAAGAAACGGGACATAGAGGACGAGGAGACCGGACAGGTTATTGGGACCAAAAGGATCTTCTCCTTTTACTATGGAAACCAGAAAAATGCCCGCAAGACCGAATGGGCCATGCACGAATACCACCTAAATGCAGCAATTGCAGACAACACCATCCCAGACCCG ACCGCATTTGTTTTATGTCacataaagaagaagaagcattACAAGATGGCCTACTCTAGGAAGCAGCAAAGCAAGTCGGATGATTCTCCTGCTGATTTGAGTGCTAGCACTGTTACTCATGGAGTGACTAAAGGGATTGAAACGAGAGAAACAAATTCAGAG CTGCAGCTATCCCCATTGATTAAGGAAGGACTGCAGTTGCAGGACGTGCCAGAGCAATCGCCGATCATTATCAGTCCTCCCAACGGCAAACTCGATGACGCAAGTAATATTATTATGCTTAGTGATCTCGCAACACCACAAGATGCTGCTTGTTATGGAGAAGCGACCATGTTGTCAGGATCTCCAGCAACAGCAATCCGGAGCCCTGGCTGCTCAGATTATATGACGCCAGAAGCATGGTGGAGCCAAGGGATTCCCGCACCTAATGATGCCGATGGTGGTCTTTCTCTTGATGAACTCTTGGACGGGAATTGA
- the LOC116205469 gene encoding uncharacterized protein LOC116205469 has protein sequence MVHSLYFCLLLLLYFDLVFSFTKTAMALCHIKKKAQNKKRNWKKQQSKKGNSKKQQSKRGNLKKQQCKKAGSPSLEANLSSPEGIETQETNFQELSLAIEEENIPTQPEKGSPSVGVCSAEPVLMAERSAVVYHGSDNEHGYTCNVTYEQSDSNMQSGPENLGSKETCWNSSFLGQPSVESRTPMTKSPVFGWPDPTAGGTCHNEGNTAYNSEYEDGICLSELDFWRDEQLIQEQIHDALY, from the exons ATGGTTCACTCTCTCTATTTTTGTTTACTTCTACTTCTGTATTTTGATCTTGTTTTTTCTTTCACGAAGACTGCTATGGCACTTtgtcacataaaaaaaaaggcacaAAACAAGAAGCGTAACTGGAAAAAGCAGCAAAGCAAGAAGGGCAACTCAAAGAAGCAGCAAAGCAAGAGGGgcaacttgaagaagcagcagTGCAAGAAGGCTGGTTCTCCTTCCCTTGAGGCTAATTTGAGCAGCCCTGAAGGGATTGAAACCCAGGAAACAAATTTTCAG GAATTGTCACTGGCTATTGAGGAAGAAAACATCCCAACTCAGCCAGAGAAGGGCTCTCCAAGTGTCGGTGTATGTTCTGCTGAGCCAGTGCTGATGGCAGAGCGATCGGCGGTTGTTTACCATGGTTCTGACAATGAACATGGATACACATGTAACGTGACTTACGAGCAAAGTGATTCAAATATGCAAAGCGGACCAGAAAACCTTGGAAGCAAAGAAACATGCTGGAACTCAAGTTTCCTTGGACAACCTTCCGTGGAATCACGAACTCCTATGACGAAATCACCGGTCTTTGGATGGCCGGATCCTACAGCGGGAGGAACATGCCATAATGAAGGCAACACTGCATATAACAGTGAATACGAAGATGGTATCTGTCTCTCGGAGTTGGATTTCTGGAGAGACGAGCAGTTGATTCAAGAACAGATTCATGATGCGCTTTATTAA
- the LOC116206291 gene encoding NAC domain-containing protein 89-like — protein sequence MEPEIVGLRFNPTPVQLVNYHLKRKLQMINDEDWCLIPEVNIYEYDPGDLGAVYNEKSCKRSTSSDSFFFCPQKRRNTNSGNPRKCSYLRKAGKGYWKETSTKQSIKDEETGETIGTKRIYSFYYGNQNDHRKTEWALHEYHLNAAVADNTIPDPTAFVLCHIKKKKSRQQANSKNQQTLSSDSPRGEAEADASASTVTPDISEEIAEGSALVMEGPQWTVAEQSPIISRAPSGEHDHTYEFSYDPINCFMYGHLENHLGGQEIFPEAAFHGKETMESGTVQTVMRITDWQDDTMRGACDSREGNFASGNSDDDDFNPDVFVNFCGWN from the exons ATGGAGCCGGAAATCGTCGGGCTCAGGTTCAACCCGACTCCTGTACAGCTCGTTAATTACCACTTGAAGAGGAAGCTTCAGATGATCAATGATGAGGACTGGTGCCTGATTCCGGAAGTGAATATCTATGAATATGATCCAGGGGACTTAGGTGCTGTGTACAATG AAAAATCCTGCAAAAGATCCACTAGCTCGGACAGTTTCTTCTTCTGTCCTCAGAAACGCAGGAACACTAATTCCGGCAATCCCAGGAAGTGCAGTTATTTGAGGAAGGCCGGCAAAGGATACTGGAAAGAGACCAGCACGAAACAGAGCATAAAGGACGAGGAGACCGGGGAGACTATAGGGACGAAAAGGATCTACTCCTTTTACTATGGAAACCAGAATGATCATCGCAAGACTGAATGGGCCTTGCACGAATACCACCTAAATGCAGCAGTTGCAGACAACACCATCCCAGACCCG ACGGCGTTTGTCCTCTGTCacataaagaagaagaagtcgcGCCAGCAGGCCAACTCTAAGAATCAGCAAACCCTGTCGAGTGATTCTCCTCGCGGTGAAGCTGAAGCTGATGCAAGTGCTAGCACTGTTACTCCTGATATTTCTGAAGAGATTGCAGAG GGATCGGCATTAGTCATGGAAGGACCACAGTGGACGGTGGCAGAGCAATCACCAATCATCAGCAGGGCTCCCAGCGGCGAACACGATCACACATACGAATTCTCCTATGACCCAATTAATTGTTTTATGTACGGTCATCTCGAAAATCACCTCGGAGGACAAGAAATATTCCCAGAGGCTGCTTTTCATGGAAAAGAAACCATGGAATCAGGAACTGTTCAAACGGTGATGCGGATCACTGACTGGCAAGATGATACAATGAGAGGAGCATGTGACAGCAGAGAAGGGAACTTTGCATCTGGCAATtccgatgatgatgattttaaTCCTGATGTTTTCGTGAATTTCTGTGGTTGGAACTGA